From Erigeron canadensis isolate Cc75 chromosome 8, C_canadensis_v1, whole genome shotgun sequence, one genomic window encodes:
- the LOC122579725 gene encoding transcription factor MYB13-like, which yields MKGVSFDDNGVKKGAWSEEEDEKLRAYIQRYGHWNWGLLPKFAGLSRSGKSCRLRWMNYLRPNMKHGNFTMEEDDMIIYLHNELGNKWSAIAAKLPGRSDNEIKNRWNTHLRKRVLDQEDETIKPNYQANDMNENWNPEYQLQSSEMFLGGSSESSSSYYSSPSDQLPSSYWSNGSEYVAQSDIVPPMQNYDQVTGDFWTEPFFPDITSSIDHSMLSPLNIVDDCIAPSPCYNTTMNEELSWPMMDSYMEYNNSEFPNCWDTIQ from the exons atGAAAGGTGTAAGTTTCGATGACAATGGAGTCAAGAAAGGTGCATGgagtgaagaagaagatgaaaagtTACGAGCCTACATCCAAAGATATGGCCATTGGAATTGGGGTTTACTTCCAAAATTTGCTG GTTTGTCGAGAAGCGGGAAGAGTTGCAGGTTGCGATGGATGAATTATCTTCGTCCAAACATGAAACATGGAAATTTTACGATGGAAGAAGACGACATGATCATTTATTTACATAACGAGCTTGGTAACAA atGGTCTGCGATAGCTGCAAAGTTGCCAGGAAGAAGCGACAATGAAATAAAAAACCGATGGAACACACATTTGAGGAAGCGTGTGTTAGATCAAGAAGACGAAACCATCAAACCTAATTATCAGGCGAACGACATGAATGAAAATTGGAATCCAGAATACCAACTCCAAAGTAGTGAAATGTTTTTGGGAGGCTCATCTGAATCATCATCGTCATATTATTCATCACCCTCTGATCAATTACCATCATCGTATTGGTCTAATGGCTCTGAATATGTAGCTCAAAGTGATATAGTACCACCAATGCAAAATTATGATCAAGTGACTGGAGATTTTTGGACTGAGCCATTTTTTCCGGATatcacatcatcaattgatCATAGTATGTTGTCACCTTTGAATATAGTTGATGATTGCATTGCGCCATCTCCTTGTTATAATACGACGATGAATGAAGAGCTTTCATGGCCAATGATGGATTCATATATGGAATACAACAATAGTGAATTCCCAAATTGTTGGGATACTATCCAATAA